A single Diachasmimorpha longicaudata isolate KC_UGA_2023 chromosome 10, iyDiaLong2, whole genome shotgun sequence DNA region contains:
- the LOC135166864 gene encoding origin recognition complex subunit 4 — translation MSKKKNMAIDFQDNMILLTRKYLKRKILCPETKFRHHGKERQNILELLKRTVEAGESNSALLIGPRGSGKTTLINSVLKELSVSKSFKENALIVNLHGLVHTDDRLALKDATRQMQLENVVEDKVFGTFAENLTFLLDCLKSGDKKRSKPCIFILDEFDLFCAHQNQTLLYNLFDVAQSAQAPICVLGITCRLDVIELLEKRVKSRFSHRQIFLFPGENSGGDQPTTAFDDRLELFKDLLSIPDDENVNRIEETYEDCTIDPQFGGMWNDYVENLVNNVTMVNLLKRMYQIDVSERSFRNFLAVAVGTLDEKHQRLEVNDFVEASKMFTRDDKVAMLEGLSVLEMSLIIAMKHETEIYDGEPLNFETVLNRYIKFANQTSSIQTVQRPVIMKAFEHIKNLELLTPVNATARTEKEYQYFKFLLSPQQVLEAVKNYVGLPTEIAQWATNSLQ, via the exons ATGAGCAAGAAGAAGAACATGGCGATTGACTTCCAGGACAATATGATCCTGCTGACGAGAAAGTACTTGAAGAGGAAGATCCTGTGCCCCGAGACTAAGTTCCGGCATCACGGCAAGGAGCGACAGAACATCTTGGAGTTGTTGAAGAGGACTGTTGAAGCTG GAGAAAGTAATTCGGCTCTGCTAATTGGTCCTCGAGGGAGTGGCAAGACAACCCTGATAAATTCAGTCCTGAAGGAGCTCTCAGTGTCTAAATCCTTCAAGGAGAATGCTCTCATCGTGAATCTCCACGGTCTGGTTCACACGGACGATAGGCTTGCTCTGAAGGACGCCACGAGGCAGATGCAACTGGAGAATGTCGTGGAGGATAAGGTCTTTGGGACGTTTGCCGAGAACCTGACTTTTCTCCTGGATTGCTTGAAATCAG GTGACAAGAAACGCTCGAAACCCTGTATCTTCATTCTCGACGAATTCGATCTTTTCTGCGCCCACCAGAACCAGACCCTCCTCTACAACCTCTTCGACGTAGCCCAATCAGCACAAGCGCCCATCTGTGTCCTTGGTATCACCTGCAGGCTAGACGTGATCGAGCTGTTGGAGAAAAGGGTCAAATCGAGATTCTCCCACAGGCAGATATTCCTCTTCCCCGGGGAGAATTCTGGGGGTGACCAGCCAACAACAGCATTCGACGATCGTCTGGAACTCTTCAAGGACCTTCTCAGCATCCCAGATGATGAGAATGTAAACAGGATCGAGGAGACGTATGAGGACTGCACCATTGATCCCCAGTTTGGGGGTATGTGGAATGATTACGTCGAGAATCTTGTGAATAACGTCACCATGGTGAATCTGCTGAAGAGAATGTACCAGATTGACGTGAGCGAGAGGAGCTTCAGGAACTTCCTGGCTGTAGCTGTGGGGACACTCGATGAAAAGCATCAGAGGCTCGAG GTCAACGACTTTGTCGAGGCCAGCAAAATGTTTACCAGGGACGACAAGGTGGCTATGTTGGAGGGACTCTCTGTCCTGGAGATGAGTTTG attatCGCAATGAAGCATGAGACTGAAATTTACGACGGCGAGCCGTTGAACTTCGAGACTGTCCTGAATCGATACATCAAATTCGCGAATCAGACGTCCTCAATTCAAACCGTCCAGAGGCCAGTAATAATGAAGGCATTTGAACACATTAAG AACTTAGAGCTCCTCACTCCCGTGAATGCAACAGCAAGGACAGAAAAGGAGTATCAGTACTTCAAATTCCTCCTGAGCCCTCAACAAGTTCTGGAGGCAGTGAAGAACTATGTGGGATTGCCCACAGAAATCGCCCAGTGGGCGACAAACAGCCTCCAATAA